The Prosthecobacter fusiformis genomic sequence TTCACGCGGAAATCCTGTGAGCAGAAAGATATCCTCAAGACGCAGTCTTTGGGCCTCAAGACCTGATTTTTCCAGGGAATCCAATGCGCCATCCAGTCCGGCGAGTACCAAGTATGCTTCATGAACATTCAGCGAACGCCGCTCACGCAGTAAATCGGCCAGGCTAACTCCTTCAGCCATTTCTTCCGCGATGCAGGTGATCTCCTCTCCCTCATGCAGAAGAACCAGAGGGATGACATCAGGAAACTCGCGCTTTTTAGACAAGCTCATTCCCTTTTCCGCCAAAGTTCGTACACTCGGTCCTGCAAGGCGCTCGGGCAGCATCTGCTCCACCAGGACCGTCCGGCCTGTCTTCGTCAGCGTGCCGCGCATCGAGTAGGGATTGGACATATCCAGTCGCTGGCTCTGAATGCGGATCAGATTCACCACTCCCCGTGCGACTTCTTGATAACTGGCCAAGAGGGGCGCTAAGAGGGCGCGAGGCTTGTGTGCCGTGGGGATTTCGCCCGTTAATTGCTCTGGAGCCAGTTTTTGCAGTGCCGTCTTGAGTTCCCGGAGTGAGGTCACTGAGCTACGGTCTGCCGCCAAAAGGCAGGCGGCTAGCAATTCCATAAAATCTGTCCCGGGCAGCAATTGGTCTGGCAGGGTAGGGCCGCCGCCTGATTGATCCTGAAAAAATGCACGCAGCATTTTGGCCGGTTTATCGAAGGTTTGTTTCAGGCCCTGATTACGGGTCTCCCCGGCGGCGAGTAATCGGTAATCCGACAGTTGGATTTGTAACTGCTGGGAGCCTGTTTGTACCACACGCAGGCCATTTAAGATGTTGTCTGGAAGAAGGTCTGACCGCTCCATGAGAGCGATGACCGTTTCCAGGGCACGGCACGCCACCATCACGGCCAGCCAGCCAGGGATTTCTTGTTGCCGGGCCAGGTAAGCTCCCAGCGTTTCTCCGTCCACATTTCCCGTGATGTAAAACGGATTTCCCTCATCTTCACCCGCCTCCTTCAGCGGTGCCAGGAGAGGATGCCCCCGCGCTTGCAGCCGACGACAGGCTTCCTCAAATGCAGCACGGTCCGCCAGGGGCTCCAGTAGCACATGGCAGTGTACGAATTCTTGCGTCAGAGTATCAAAAGCCAATACAGCGACTTGATTCGCGTCACGAATCAACTCGACGTTACTCCCGTCCGCGTCCTGGACGATTTGATATTGCCTGAAAAGACTGGGTTCCGGCATGGGACTGCGTGGGGAAGAAAGGATAGTGCCAAGTCTGCGCCTTGAGACGCTCTTTTCAACAACAGACTCTCCAGGATGTCAATTCATTGCCTGGGGCTCCTCAATCGCAGCTCGTTCTCAAAATCTGTCTGCAAGCGCGGATTTTTTCACGCTAACAGGATTTCCCGAGCCCGGGCCTCCAGTTTTTCACGGCAACGGTCATCACACAATTCCTCGTATGCCTGCAGGCATGCCGCCTCTAGCTCCCACGGCTGCCGATCTGGGAACTCGTAATCAAAGCTTTTGATGTAAAATGCCACCCGATGTTCCTGCTCAGGTGTGCTTAGACCTGGATCTTCTGCACCAATGGTTGGGTACTCAGTTTTCATGGTAAATGGGCATCGCCAACCAGAAAGCGGCTGGATGTATGTGAGTGCACACGTCCAAAATTAATCTTCTGAACGATATCATTACCCACCTTGGCACACTTCGTCGGTCCTTTGCTCTCTTTAGGTCGCCCGCTGCCTCTTTCTTTAGCCAGCCCATGTCACTCTCTGTCCCCTGCTTACCCATCCATAGTCAGTTGCAGCCTCGCTTACAGTGGCTCTCTGGTCGCCAGGGTCACCAGCTCAAGAGATCTCTGCGACCACGGCCCGTTGCCGGGCAGCCGCATCTTCGAGCACGGGGTCAGAAAAAAATGCAACAGATGTTTTTCGTCGGTGCCTACTGCTTGCAGGCGGAGCGGCTGAAGGAGGTGCTCATTGGGCAGCGGTCCAAAAAAGGGCTGCATTATGTTTCCATGGTGAGCGTCTCTGTCATCCCCGGCCTGCGTAAAAAGCTCTTCAACCAATTGCGCATGCTTCACGTTTATGATTGTCCCTTTGCAGGTATGCCTGACCACACGCCTAAGGCCCTCACGGATGAAAAATTGGAGCACTGTGTTTGGGTTGAGCCTACGACTAAAGTCTTGGTCGAATTTGAAGAGTGGTCAAAATCTGGCCATCTCCTCCACCCTTCTGTAGTCCGGATCGTGGATTAGTGCCTGCTTTAGCGACAAAGCTGACGCAGCCTTTAGTGACACCTTTTGGGCAGGCAAACCTGAGGGGCAATATCATCTGAAACCCCTGCTTTGAGTCATCGGAGAATTTCCGTTCTGAATCAGTGGAATTTTCAGGGGGCCACCCTCGCTCACGCTTGCGATGCATTGGGAAGGGAGCTGCTGCCCATGGCCCTGCCGGGTCCGGGTTTCCTTCACTGCTTCATTGCGCCCTTCGGGTGCTGCCTAACCAAATAGATGCCTGTCAATGAGCTTGGTCGCCAAGCCCAGGCGCAGGCTTCAATCCAATTTTCTGTTCCTATGTCCGCTGCACCGTCCAATTCTGAAACTGTCATAGATGCCCCACCTGTCTGGGATGAAGAGACAATCCGCACCCTCAATAGGCACATGCGCATCCGTTTTCGTTATCTTTCATCGGCTGTGCGGCAGATGACCCTTCTCCAGTGCATGGATGAAGTCAGCCCTTCAAGAGGTGTGAATGCACTCATTGAGCAGGTGGAGAAAAAGCTGAGCCTCTAAAAGAGACCTGACACATCCGGTTTCTGGCAACGTGTCGAATCATCACCGCTATGAAACTTCAAACACTTGCAGACCTCTATATTCACGAACTCAAAGATCTCTACAGCGCTGAAAAGCAGTTGATCAAAGCCTTGCCAAAAATGGCCAAGGCCGCCACCAGCGAAAAGCTTGCCCAAGGCTTCAAAAAGCATCTGGAGGAGACCAAAGAACACGCGGCACGCCTTGAAAAGCTGCTGGCTGCTCACAGTCAGACCACTCGCGGCCCTCGTTGCAAAGGCATGGAGGGCCTTCTTAAGGAGGGCGAAGAGCTTATCGAGGAAGAACCCGATGCAGAAGTCCTCGATGCGGGGCTCATCTCCGCAGCTCAGCGAGTTGAGCATTACGAAATCGCCGGTTACGGCTGCGCTCGCACCTATGCCGAGCTTTTGGGGGACAAAGAAGGAGCCAAAATTCTTCAGACTACCCTGGATGAAGAAGGTGCTACGGACAAGATACTCACCGAGCTGGCCCTCTCCGAAATCAATATTGCGGCAGATAAATAACACTCTGGGACTCGAAATGAATTTTGGTATCCAGGGCTAAAGGCCTGAGCCCAAAAGTTGCAGATTTTGCAATTTTTGGGTGCAGGCAGGAATGAAACCGCCGAGAAGGGCAGGGTTTAACGGCGTGAAACACTCCGCATCCGTTTTAGCGGTGCAGTTTGCTGATGAAAATGAGCAACAAGGAGGGCGGTATCACGTTTTTCCTTTTCCAGGTCTCAAATCATTCCTATTTATTGGCCTCGATCTAAATTCATATGAGTCTCTCTAAACCAAAACTTCATAATGCAATGTGGCCCGGCCTTGTAGGCAAGGGCGATGGCGACGGCCAAGAACCGCCAATCAGCCTGGAGCGCATGCTTGACCTGACTGCCGCAGCCGAAGTGGGCGGTCAAAAATTCGAAGGCATTGATTATTTCCTTTTCCATCCTCACACTGATCCGCAGGCGAGTGATGACGAACTGAAAAAAATTGCCGACCTTATTGTTAGCAAAGGCTTTGATGTCGGCTCCCTGGTCGCTCCAGTGTGGCCAGGCACAGTGGGTGATTCAGCCATGGGCGATGACGCCGCACAGGCCAAGTTCTTGGAGGCTGTCAAAGTGGCTTGCCGTATCGCTAAAGTTTTCAACGAACATGGTGTGCGCAAGTATGGTGTCATCCGTGTGGATTCGGCCGAATTTGGTGTGGCCAAATGGCGTGAAAATCCCGTGGCTAACACGGCCCGGATTGTCGATACCTTTAAAAAAGCTGCCAAAATCGCAGCTGATCATGGTGAACGTCTTGCCGCAGAAGGTGAGATTTGCTGGGCGGGGATGCACTCATGGAAAGACATGCTGGACGTGCTGGAAGGTGTTGGAATGCCTGAATCCTTTGGTTTCCAGGCAGATCTGGCGCACACTTACCTCTACACATTGGGGTATAACGCCCCAGAGCATGCCTTGGTCAAAGAAGGTTATTCCGATGCCGAATTTTGGGCTGCCTATGAAAAGATGACTGACAAACTCCGTCCTTGGACCATCGATTTCCACGTTGCTCAAAATGATGGCCAGGTGCATGGAGCTGGTTCCCATGATAAAACGGGCAAGCATTGCCCTGCTGACGATCCGAATGGCAAGCTGGACATCACCAAAGCTGCTGGCTACTGGCTAAAAGACGCCGCGAGCCGTGGCATCCAGCACATTTGCTGGGATGGCTGCATGTTTCCAAATGCGATGCTGGAGACTCCTTCGACCTGGAATAACATCCTGGATGCCATGATCAAGGTGCGGAATGCACATGGCTGGGCTTAATGCTGCACATGGAATTTCAATCTGGCAGTCTGGTCGCGTCATTGACCGGCTAGGCTGCCTGATTTTATTTTGGCAGTTGTCCGTAAACCTTTCAGCGTTTACTCACACCGCCCGTATTCCTTTGGTATGTCAGATCTCCCCTTCAACTATGCCATTCTGCAGGCAGTGGAAAAAGATTCCCGTTATCACCCTCATGCCTATGAGTTTGTGCGGGACGCCCTGCATGTGGCGGTGAAGCATTTCCGTGAAGGACAGGAAGACCAGCATGTTACCGGTCAAGAAGTGCTGGAAGGGGTGCGTCTCCATGCTCTTGCCGAGTATGGGCCGATGGCTTTCACCATTCTCAGCGAATGGGGGATTCACCAAGGCGAGGACATCGGTAATATTGTCTATAACTTGATCGAAACGAGTTACTTTGGAAAAAACGAAGGAGACAGTTTAGAGGATTTTGGAGGTGGATACCATTTTGAAACGGCTTTCTCTGAGCCTTTCAAGCCGCGTCTGAACCGGCAGGAGGCCTGATTACAGGCCTTTTAGCGTAGTGAGATTTGCTCAAAGCTGCGCTTGAGATGGACCCAAGTCTGCGCATTCTGCTGGGCTCTATGCCCGCCATTCCTGCCGAATTTTCCCAAGTCACCGCGATCACCAAAGCCAATGTTTATTTTGACGGCAAGGTGGTCAGTCACACGATTGTCTTCCCCGATAGCCGTAAAAAGACCTTGGGACTCATCTATCCTGGTAGCTATCATTTTGGCACAGAGAAAGCGGAGCTCATGGAAATCGTCGCCGGCACCTGTGAAGTGAAACTTGACGGTAGCGAGGACAAATCCTCTTACTCCGCAGGACAGGTCTTCGAAGTGCCTGCGAAGTCGGGCTTCGATATTTCTGTCAAAGAAGGCATTTGTGAGTACATCTGCTCTTTTATTGGCTAAGAACTCCTGGGAGCCGGAAGGATCAACGGGTTTAACACTTCTTTGTCACTCTTGCCCATTCTTCGCGTAGGATGGGATCAAGAATTTTGGTCCATTCAACATAGCCTTCAGGGCTTAAGTGGAGAAGATCTTTGGCATAATAGATCCTGATTGGATGGCCTTTCTCATCGGCCAAGTAGCTCGTGCAGTCCACATAGCGGGCCCAATCATGATCCTCCGCCCACATTTTAAGCTGGCGGTTGACCTCGTGCACTTGAGGTATTTGAGTGATGCGCTTTTCACCAATTTTTACCGAGGTGATAATGACCCTGGCCTCGGGCAGTTGCTCATGCACCTTATTCAGAAACCGGGTATAGTCGCTCAAAGTCTCCTCGACGGTCAGTCCTGCATTGATATCGTTGCTACCTGTGTAAGTGACGATCAGTTTGGGTTCATGCCTTGCGACCAGGGTATCAAAATGAACGACCAAGTCATTTGCTACACTGCCTCCAAAGCCGCGATTTAGCACCGGCAGATTAGCGAAGTCTTTCTCCAACGTTTTCCACAATCGGATGCTGGAACTGCCTGTAAAGACAATGCCTCCACTTTGCGCAGGCTGAGCCGAAAAGGCTGCAATTTCTTTAGAGAAGCGCTCTGGATTTGGCCGGGGCGTAGGCTCCAGTGCTAACAGGCTGGAACCGACAAGGAATGCTGTAAGACAAAGACTTTTCATTGAAGAGGAATGAACGTGTCCAGTGCGCCTTGGCTTACGCATGAATTGTTGTGAATGACGCGTGGTTACCCGTTCGGGTACCCTTCTTCTAGGGTAGTCTGACCCATTTATAGCGCCACTGGTTGATTTAGGTTGATAATTCAGTCCTAAGCGGAAGCACCATAAACTCCCTTGCTGCCATAATAGCCTGGGCTGTAATGGTAATAGTAACCACGAGACCCTTCAGGAACATTGTTCAGAATGAGACCGGACGGCGATTTACCACTTTCTCCAAGCAAGTTTAACGCTCGCTGAATGACAGTGCTGGGGGTCTTTTTCCAATGAATCACTAAAAGCACAGTTTGAACATGTGGTACAATGACCAATGTGTCACTAACGGCAACGATTGGGGCTGTATCGATCACCACTCGATCAAAGTGCTTGAGAGCTAATTCAAGGAGTTGAGGGAATGCATTACTGGCGAGGAGCTCAGCAGGGTTGGGGGACCTGAAACCTGCCGGAATCACCCGGAAAGTGCCGGAATGGGCCGGAATCGGGGAGCTGTGGATCACGTCAGTGAATGTAGCCTGACCAAGCAGATATTCAGTCAAGCCAGGTTTACGATCTTCACCGTAAACCGATGCCGAAACTTTGGGTCGGCGTAAATCTGCATCAATCAACAAAGTTTTTAATCCCTGCTGAGCCAGGCTCAAAGCATAGTTACAAGAACAGAACGTCTTTCCTTCCGAAGGCAGTGCACTTGTCACCACAAAAACCCGGCGGTCTTCTTCCTTGCCTAACAGATTGGCCATGACCCTCAGAGACCGGAATGATTCAGCCACAGGGCTATGCTCGGCATGTTTCAAAATCGCCCCTGCCTCGTCCGAGTATTTAGCCTTATTGATGGTTGCAAGAACGGGTAATCGCAGGATTTTTTCGGCCTGATCGACGGATTTGATCGTCCGATCCATAAAGAACAGGAGGAAAATAACCCCAGCCGCCAATGCGAAACCACCGCCAACTCCGCTACTAATGATGCGTGATGGTTGAGGCCAGATTTGATAACCTGGAGCCGATGGCAACTGATGCAGCTTGAGCTTGCTCTGATCCATTCCCTTCGTGAGATCGACCTCCTTCAGGCGGCTGATCACAGATTCATAGACCGCCTTGTCAGACTCCATTTCACGTTTACGGACGTTGTATTCGATCGAGAGAGCATCTAGTTCAAATGACTTCTTCTCTTGCTCAGCCAGAGCCTCCTGAAGTTTTTTCTCGTTTACCTTGGCGCTTTCTAAAGAGGCAAGAAGAGACGCTTCCAATGACACGGAAACCTGGGGCAAAGCCTCTCGGAAGCGTGCTTCCAAATTGGCAATATCGCTCTGTGCGGCGGTGTATTTTGGATGCTTGGACTTGTAACGGCTCTGCAAGGCCGCAAATTCAGATCGGCGCGCAGCAAGTGCCGTGCTTATGCCATTCAAAGTGGGATGGTTGGCGACGATTTGTAGATTCACGGCCTCGTCAGGACGCGATTTCATCTGTAACAGTGCCGCGTAATCTGTTTCCAAGC encodes the following:
- a CDS encoding ferritin-like domain-containing protein, yielding MKLQTLADLYIHELKDLYSAEKQLIKALPKMAKAATSEKLAQGFKKHLEETKEHAARLEKLLAAHSQTTRGPRCKGMEGLLKEGEELIEEEPDAEVLDAGLISAAQRVEHYEIAGYGCARTYAELLGDKEGAKILQTTLDEEGATDKILTELALSEINIAADK
- a CDS encoding TIM barrel protein, encoding MSLSKPKLHNAMWPGLVGKGDGDGQEPPISLERMLDLTAAAEVGGQKFEGIDYFLFHPHTDPQASDDELKKIADLIVSKGFDVGSLVAPVWPGTVGDSAMGDDAAQAKFLEAVKVACRIAKVFNEHGVRKYGVIRVDSAEFGVAKWRENPVANTARIVDTFKKAAKIAADHGERLAAEGEICWAGMHSWKDMLDVLEGVGMPESFGFQADLAHTYLYTLGYNAPEHALVKEGYSDAEFWAAYEKMTDKLRPWTIDFHVAQNDGQVHGAGSHDKTGKHCPADDPNGKLDITKAAGYWLKDAASRGIQHICWDGCMFPNAMLETPSTWNNILDAMIKVRNAHGWA
- a CDS encoding Minf_1886 family protein; the protein is MSDLPFNYAILQAVEKDSRYHPHAYEFVRDALHVAVKHFREGQEDQHVTGQEVLEGVRLHALAEYGPMAFTILSEWGIHQGEDIGNIVYNLIETSYFGKNEGDSLEDFGGGYHFETAFSEPFKPRLNRQEA
- a CDS encoding pyrimidine/purine nucleoside phosphorylase; protein product: MPAIPAEFSQVTAITKANVYFDGKVVSHTIVFPDSRKKTLGLIYPGSYHFGTEKAELMEIVAGTCEVKLDGSEDKSSYSAGQVFEVPAKSGFDISVKEGICEYICSFIG
- a CDS encoding GDSL-type esterase/lipase family protein, with the protein product MRKPRRTGHVHSSSMKSLCLTAFLVGSSLLALEPTPRPNPERFSKEIAAFSAQPAQSGGIVFTGSSSIRLWKTLEKDFANLPVLNRGFGGSVANDLVVHFDTLVARHEPKLIVTYTGSNDINAGLTVEETLSDYTRFLNKVHEQLPEARVIITSVKIGEKRITQIPQVHEVNRQLKMWAEDHDWARYVDCTSYLADEKGHPIRIYYAKDLLHLSPEGYVEWTKILDPILREEWARVTKKC
- a CDS encoding GumC family protein produces the protein MSLSSLPPQGPTRLNLPKTFSQDLESEADFDWRGLLITAREKLWLLILLPLIGAAVSYGYLKQAKPVFSSNATLEVEEKQRVVDVKEVTDKDWANTEAMNTLAATMRSSTFLERLIDREKLQTRPDLFGGKLPSAEDALPQAVGILSGALKAAPRVGTRLLDITATHGDPIVARDLAVATAKGVMKWDLEQRSQSVGVANEFLMQEAERLRKKVELSEQALQKYRVENNAVSLEENQNLVVSQLQDISSKLSQQTNDRVRLETDYAALLQMKSRPDEAVNLQIVANHPTLNGISTALAARRSEFAALQSRYKSKHPKYTAAQSDIANLEARFREALPQVSVSLEASLLASLESAKVNEKKLQEALAEQEKKSFELDALSIEYNVRKREMESDKAVYESVISRLKEVDLTKGMDQSKLKLHQLPSAPGYQIWPQPSRIISSGVGGGFALAAGVIFLLFFMDRTIKSVDQAEKILRLPVLATINKAKYSDEAGAILKHAEHSPVAESFRSLRVMANLLGKEEDRRVFVVTSALPSEGKTFCSCNYALSLAQQGLKTLLIDADLRRPKVSASVYGEDRKPGLTEYLLGQATFTDVIHSSPIPAHSGTFRVIPAGFRSPNPAELLASNAFPQLLELALKHFDRVVIDTAPIVAVSDTLVIVPHVQTVLLVIHWKKTPSTVIQRALNLLGESGKSPSGLILNNVPEGSRGYYYHYSPGYYGSKGVYGASA